The Apium graveolens cultivar Ventura chromosome 11, ASM990537v1, whole genome shotgun sequence genome has a window encoding:
- the LOC141697125 gene encoding U-box domain-containing protein 17-like, with protein MASAAIFSSLRRRRSPSVDAFLAPVGLSDGALLNTLLAVTSELTSASPGVTSSCFQRKNSRALVRKVKVIHVMLENLCELGLNLPGSAVFCLREMYLVLYRCKILLDYCLQSSVLWLLIQNQSISGHFHDLSLEISTLLDVFPLGEVELSDDVREQIELLRKQCRRAKLLVDKQDEILRMKLFSFLDEFENGRVPETRELYYFFVERLRISDVKDFRAEIEFLEEQIVNQEGDIEPTASVLYGFVALARYCRFLLFGFKNVESGLRDKLKKGKRRLNSQEIMDTCISVPKDFSCPITLDLMMDPVIISTGQTYDRSSIKRWMEEGHCTCPKTGQVLIHTQLAPNRALRNLIMQWCNAHGIMYNSPEGLDSTEMFSAPSASKAAIEANKATAQLLIQQLANGSHGAKTVAAREIRLLAKTGRENRAYIAEAGAIPHLKALLSSLNAVAQENSVTAILNLSIYDKNKSRIVDETGCLGSIVEVLRFGHTTEARENAAATLFSLSAVHDYKKRIAQEDGAVEALAGLLTEGTQRGQKDAVTALFNLSTHIDNCAKMIDSGAVAALVQALGFDGVAEEAAGALALIVRQPIGAEAVGKEETAVAGLISMMRSGSPKGKENAVAALLELCRGGGTAATQRVLRIPAMIGLLHSLLFTGTKRARRKAASLARVFQRCENGSLHINGLGIGYPFSGNSAANSDSSFTRDVSVPLSISVPVI; from the coding sequence ATGGCTTCTGCTGCGATTTTTTCCTCCTTGAGGAGGAGGAGGTCGCCGTCCGTTGACGCGTTTCTGGCGCCGGTGGGTTTGTCAGATGGGGCGCTTTTGAATACCCTGCTTGCTGTTACCTCCGAGCTGACGTCAGCTTCCCCAGGGGTGACGTCATCGTGTTTTCAGAGAAAGAATTCGAGGGCTTTGGTACGTAAGGTTAAGGTAATTCATGTTATGTTGGAGAATTTGTGTGAGTTGGGGTTGAATTTGCCGGGTTCTGCAGTTTTTTGTTTGAGAGAAATGTATTTAGTGTTGTATAGATGTAAGATATTGCTTGATTATTGCTTACAGTCTAGTGTGTTATGGTTGTTGATTCAAAATCAATCGATTTCGGGGCATTTTCATGATTTGAGTTTAGAAATTTCGACCCTTTTGGATGTTTTTCCGTTAGGCGAAGTTGAATTGAGTGATGATGTGAGGGAACAGATTGAGTTATTGCGAAAACAATGTAGACGAGCTAAGTTATTGGTTGATAAACAAGATGAGATTTTGAGAATGAAGTTGTTTTCGTTTTTAGATGAATTTGAGAATGGGAGGGTTCCGGAGACTAGGGAATTGTATTACTTTTTTGTGGAAAGATTGCGGATTTCTGATGTTAAGGATTTTAGAGCTGAAATTGAGTTCTTGGAAGAGCAAATCGTTAATCAGGAAGGTGATATTGAGCCTACTGCTTCGGTGCTTTATGGGTTTGTTGCACTGGCTCGGTACTGTCGGTTTTTGTTGTTTGGTTTTAAGAATGTTGAATCGGGATTGAGAGACAAGCTGAAGAAAGGCAAGAGAAGGTTAAATAGTCAAGAAATTATGGATACCTGTATTTCTGTTCCAAAAGATTTTTCTTGTCCTATTACACTGGATTTGATGATGGATCCTGTCATAATCTCTACGGGACAAACTTATGATCGATCTTCGATAAAAAGGTGGATGGAAGAGGGACATTGTACTTGTCCAAAGACAGGACAAGTTTTAATTCACACACAACTGGCGCCCAATAGAGCTCTCAGAAATTTGATTATGCAGTGGTGTAATGCTCATGGAATTATGTATAATTCACCTGAGGGCTTAGATTCTACAGAAATGTTCTCAGCTCCTTCAGCAAGCAAGGCCGCAATTGAAGCTAATAAAGCTACAGcgcagcttcttattcaacagcTTGCTAATGGTTCACACGGTGCTAAAACTGTTGCTGCTCGAGAGATACGTTTATTAGCAAAAACTGGAAGAGAGAACCGTGCATATATTGCAGAAGCTGGGGCAATACCCCATTTGAAGGCTCTGCTTTCCTCCTTGAATGCTGTAGCGCAAGAAAACTCAGTAACTGCTATTCTTAACCTGTCGATTTATGACAAGAATAAAAGCCGGATTGTGGATGAAACAGGATGTTTAGGATCAATTGTTGAAGTTCTTAGATTTGGTCACACAACCGAGGCAAGGGAAAATGCCGCTGCAACATTGTTCAGCCTTTCTGCAGTCCACGATTACAAGAAAAGAATAGCACAAGAAGATGGTGCAGTTGAAGCCTTGGCAGGGCTCTTGACGGAGGGCACACAAAGAGGACAGAAGGACGCTGTGACGGCTTTATTTAACCTATCAACTCACATTGATAATTGTGCAAAAATGATAGACTCGGGGGCTGTAGCAGCTTTAGTACAGGCACTGGGCTTTGATGGTGTTGCAGAAGAAGCAGCAGGTGCATTAGCCCTTATCGTTAGGCAGCCAATTGGGGCTGAAGCAGTTGGGAAGGAAGAAACAGCTGTGGCTGGACTAATCAGTATGATGCGTTCGGGGAGTCCCAAAGGGAAAGAGAATGCAGTTGCTGCATTGCTTGAATTATGCCGAGGAGGTGGCACAGCTGCAACACAGAGGGTTTTGAGGATACCTGCGATGATTGGTTTACTACACAGCTTACTTTTCACAGGAAcgaagagagcaagaagaaaaGCAGCGTCACTTGCTAGAGTTTTCCAGAGGTGTGAAAATGGATCATTACATATTAACGGGTTAGGTATTGGTTATCCATTTTCTGGGAACTCAGCTGCAAATAGTGATTCAAGTTTTACCAGGGATGTTTCCGTGCCTCTATCAATCTCTGTTCCAGTTATATAG
- the LOC141697577 gene encoding protein STICHEL-like 3 isoform X2, whose protein sequence is MTRAVRDRILKDANGDISDHLRNHIHLTNCIHLKNHMHKQSPILSDRSIIRDLVVLQRSRSLRDPSMSPPSWNSPSVIDLLSRRGENDAFVGNGRRSVGVERQSNDRGFLRSPPPFANLPMSDVARGEVSMRNDEVPAVSERSRKGRVRGSSRREVSVGRNLANDLLHGKDESPVDLNDFSQDTYLGNAGLRSRRLNQKERHKEDDHQGDLPEKLQEVDVAYSHNHRHETHEHYEDPPKETEASIHGHFNGLKRAKRRKFRGTRKTRTATRNATFQNDISVPSNALAHGAAHTKYQMEERGEELGDPNVRRAPGNGCGIPWNWSRIHHRGKSFLDSAGRSLSCGLSDSRSRKGGIVTKEGEFSNVLVTSDHSSSSSKFNGEEHPLLIDDQDSADNAAWVHDYSGELGIFADNLLKREIDSDLASEARSGDQQKLQQHRNDRHQNLIQKYMPRTFRDLVGQNLVSQALSNAVVKRKIGPLYVFYGPQGTGKTSCARIFSRALNCQSLEHPKPCGVCVSCTAYDKGRSHYIREVGPVSTLDFQSILDILNNTIVQRHPLQYRVFIFDDCDTLSAECWSAISKVMDRGLRRVVFVLVSSSLDVLPHMIISRCQKFFFPKLKDADIIYNLQWIATKEDIKIDKDALKLIASRSDGSLRDAEMTLDQLSLLGQKISILLVQELVGLVSDEKLVDLLDLAFSADTVNTVKNLREIMESGVEPLALMSQLATVITDILAGSYDIMKGRLRRKFFRRQPLSKEDMEKLRQALKTLSEAEKQLRMSNDRLTWLTAALLQLAPDQQYNLPTSSADTSINQSPLALTTANGNGSNMPWRSTVEHTDIPNNTKGMATNSRTDNLQAGCFDDTYNNATMQGRTSLDIKGHSGLGMIPQQKFDVDGQNNRVKSRKFPGKFNKEIEEIWLEALDKIHSNSIREFFYQEGRLVGVSFGAGSTVHLTFSSHLMQSKAEKFMAHILKAFEAVLGSPVKIEIKCESRIDTRTGSNVPLIIPASQNVSPQAYANRGVPGINRMPVTSYDDARGRTLRDTDALTRSEPLHFDSNRTGRSEIVEIEASPRQPKDNSYLGNMQSARREMQGAWNEQLASSHQNSIMASLAEQKQSSELDRSKSMVRSKVSLAHIIMQAERGSQRTGGSKSKAVSIAEKLEQENLRLEPRSRSYLCWKASKLTRKRLSRLKVRARKPKALVKFVSCGRCLSTRSPR, encoded by the exons ATGACCAGGGCTGTCCGGGACAGGATACTTAAGGATGCAAATGGTGATATTAGTGATCATCTTCGCAACCATATTCATTTGACAAACTGTATTCATTTGAAGAACCATATGCATAAGCAAAGCCCTATATTGTCAGATAGGTCTATTATAAGGGATCTTGTTGTTCTTCAGAGGTCTCGATCTCTGAGGGATCCGTCCATGAGTCCACCCTCGTGGAATTCTCCGTCTGTAATTGATTTGTTATCGAGGCGGGGTGAGAATGATGCGTTTGTGGGTAATGGAAGACGGTCTGTAGGCGTTGAGCGGCAGAGCAATGATAGAGGATTTTTGCGGAGTCCACCGCCTTTTGCTAATCTACCAATGTCAGATGTGGCTCGTGGAGAGGTGAGCATGCGTAACGATGAGGTTCCAGCTGTGAGTGAACGCAGTCGGAAGGGTCGAGTCCGGGGAAGTAGTAGAAGGGAAGTATCGGTAGGAAGAAATTTGGCAAATGATCTCCTACATGGAAAGGATGAGAGTCCAGTAGATTTAAATGATTTTTCCCAGGACACTTATCTAGGAAATGCTGGATTAAGGAGTAGAAGACTTAATCAGAAGGAGAGGCATAAAGAAGATGATCATCAAGGAGACCTCCCTGAAAAATTACAAGAGGTTGATGTAGCATACTCACACAATCATCGCCATGAAACACATGAACACTATGAAGATCCCCCTAAAGAAACAGAAGCAAGCATTCACGGCCACTTTAATGGTCTAAAGAGAGCAAAGAGGCGCAAGTTTCGAGGTACAAGGAAGACTCGAACAGCTACAAGAAATGCTACGTTTCAAAACGATATATCTGTGCCTTCTAATGCATTAGCTCATGGTGCAGCACACACAAAATATCAGATGGAGGAGAGAGGAGAAGAGCTTGGTGATCCAAATGTTAGAAGAGCTCCCGGAAATGGGTGTGGTATTCCTTGGAATTGGTCACGAATTCACCACAGGGGAAAATCATTTCTTGACAGTGCAGGAAGGAGCCTTTCTTGTGGTTTGTCCGACTCAAGATCACGAAAAGGTGGTATAGTGACCAAGGAAGGGGAATTTTCTAATGTGCTTGTGACATCTGATCACTCAAGTTCGTCTAGTAAATTCAATGGCGAGGAACATCCTTTACTCATTGATGATCAGGACAGTGCCGATAATGCTGCTTGGGTGCATGATTACTCGGGCGAGTTAGGCATTTTTGCTGATAATTTATTGAAGAGGGAAATTGACTCTGACCTTGCTTCGGAAGCTAGGTCCGGTGATCAGCAGAAGTTACAACAGCATCGAAATGATAGGCATCAAAATTTAATTCAAAAGTACATGCCTAGAACCTTTAGAGATCTAGTGGGGCAGAATTTGGTTTCCCAGGCTCTCTCTAATGCAGTTGTAAAAAGGAAAATTGGGCCGCTTTATGTATTTTATGGCCCTCAAGGGACAGGAAAAACCTCATGTGCGCGCATATTCTCCAGGGCTTTAAACTGCCAGTCATTGGAGCATCCTAAACCTTGCGGAGTTTGTGTGTCCTGCACTGCATATGACAAGGGAAGAAGTCATTACATACGGGAAGTAGGTCCAGTTAGTACTTTGGACTTCCAAAGTATTCTGGATATTCTTAACAACACAATTGTTCAGCGACACCCACTACAGTATAGAGTTTTTATTTTTGATGATTGTGATACCCTATCTGCTGAGTGCTGGAGTGCTATATCAAAGGTTATGGATCGAGGTCTCAGGCGAGTCGTTTTTGTCCTTGTCAGTTCAAGTCTTGATGTTTTACCTCATATGATCATATCCAGGTGCCAGAAATTCTTCTTCCCAAAGTTAAAGGATGCTGATATTATCTATAATCTGCAGTGGATTGCTACCAAAGAAGATATTAAAATTGACAAGGATGCTTTAAAGCTTATTGCTTCCAGATCAGATGGTTCACTAAGGGACGCGGAGATGACTCTTGATCAATTGAGTTTGCTGGGGCAGAAAATCTCTATTCTCCTGGTTCAGGAATTG GTTGGGCTTGTATCTGACGAGAAGTTGGTGGACCTACTTGATTTAGCATTTTCTGCAGATACAGTCAATACTGTTAAGAATTTGAGAGAGATTATGGAATCTGGCGTTGAGCCTTTGGCCCTAATGTCACAACTTGCTACAGTAATAACTGATATTCTTGCTGGTAGTTATGATATTATGAAGGGACGACTTAGAAGAAAATTCTTCCGGCGACAACCAT TGTCAAAGGAAGACATGGAAAAACTACGTCAAGCTCTGAAAACATTATCTGAAGCTGAAAAGCAGCTGAGAATGTCAAATGACAGATTGACATGGCTAACAGCAGCCCTATTACAACTAGCTCCTGATCAACAATATAATTTGCCGACTTCTTCTGCGGACACTAGTATCAATCAGAGTCCATTGGCCCTAACTACCGCTAATGGAAATGGAAGTAATATGCCATGGAGAAGTACTGTTGAACATACCGATATACCTAATAATACAAAAGGAATGGCAACAAATTCCAGAACAGATAACCTTCAAGCTGGCTGTTTTGATGATACTTACAATAATGCTACGATGCAAGGTCGAACTAGTCTAGACATTAAAGGACATTCTGGGTTGGGAATGATTCCTCAGCAGAAATTTGATGTAGATGGTCAGAACAACAGAGTGAAGAGCAGAAAGTTTCCAGGTAAATTTAACAAGGAAATTGAAGAAATCTGGTTAGAGGCCCTTGACAAGATCCATTCAAATAGCATAAGGGAGTTCTTTTACCAAGAAGGCAGACTGGTAGGAGTCAGTTTTGGTGCAG GTTCAACAGTTCATTTGACGTTTAGCTCCCATCTGATGCAATCAAAAGCAGAAAAGTTTATGGCACACATTTTAAAGGCATTTGAAGCTGTTCTTGGTTCCCCTGTAAAAATAGAAATTAAATGTGAATCAAGAATAGATACAAGAACAGGAAGTAATGTTCCCCTTATTATACCTGCTTCTCAAAATGTCTCACCCCAAGCGTATGCAAATCGAGGAGTTCCTGGCATTAACAGGATGCCAGTGACAAGTTATGATGATGCTAGAGGAAGAACTTTGAGAGATACAGATGCTCTAACTAGATCTGAACCATTACATTTTGATTCAAATAGAACGGGTAGGAGTGAAATAGTGGAAATTGAAGCGTCACCGAGACAACCGAAAGATAATTCGTATCTTGGCAATATGCAGTCTGCCAGACGAGAGATGCAAGGTGCTTGGAATGAACAATTAGCATCTTCGCATCAGAATTCCATAATGGCTTCTCTTGCAGAACAAAAACAATCAAGTGAATTAGATCGGAGTAAGAGCATGGTGAGGAGCAAGGTTTCTCTTGCACATATTATTATGCAGGCAGAAAGAGGTTCACAGCGAACTGGGGGGTCAAAAAGCAAAGCTGTCTCTATTGCGGAAAAGCTTGAACAAGAAAATCT GAGGTTAGAACCTAGATCAAGAAGTTATCTTTGTTGGAAGGCCTCCAAACTGACACGTAAAAGG CTTTCCCGTTTAAAAGTCAGAGCAAGGAAACCAAAAGCTTTGGTGAAATTTGTGTCATGTGGAAGGTGTTTGTCTACTAGGTCACCGAGGTAA
- the LOC141697577 gene encoding protein STICHEL-like 3 isoform X1, with protein MTRAVRDRILKDANGDISDHLRNHIHLTNCIHLKNHMHKQSPILSDRSIIRDLVVLQRSRSLRDPSMSPPSWNSPSVIDLLSRRGENDAFVGNGRRSVGVERQSNDRGFLRSPPPFANLPMSDVARGEVSMRNDEVPAVSERSRKGRVRGSSRREVSVGRNLANDLLHGKDESPVDLNDFSQDTYLGNAGLRSRRLNQKERHKEDDHQGDLPEKLQEVDVAYSHNHRHETHEHYEDPPKETEASIHGHFNGLKRAKRRKFRGTRKTRTATRNATFQNDISVPSNALAHGAAHTKYQMEERGEELGDPNVRRAPGNGCGIPWNWSRIHHRGKSFLDSAGRSLSCGLSDSRSRKGGIVTKEGEFSNVLVTSDHSSSSSKFNGEEHPLLIDDQDSADNAAWVHDYSGELGIFADNLLKREIDSDLASEARSGDQQKLQQHRNDRHQNLIQKYMPRTFRDLVGQNLVSQALSNAVVKRKIGPLYVFYGPQGTGKTSCARIFSRALNCQSLEHPKPCGVCVSCTAYDKGRSHYIREVGPVSTLDFQSILDILNNTIVQRHPLQYRVFIFDDCDTLSAECWSAISKVMDRGLRRVVFVLVSSSLDVLPHMIISRCQKFFFPKLKDADIIYNLQWIATKEDIKIDKDALKLIASRSDGSLRDAEMTLDQLSLLGQKISILLVQELVGLVSDEKLVDLLDLAFSADTVNTVKNLREIMESGVEPLALMSQLATVITDILAGSYDIMKGRLRRKFFRRQPLSKEDMEKLRQALKTLSEAEKQLRMSNDRLTWLTAALLQLAPDQQYNLPTSSADTSINQSPLALTTANGNGSNMPWRSTVEHTDIPNNTKGMATNSRTDNLQAGCFDDTYNNATMQGRTSLDIKGHSGLGMIPQQKFDVDGQNNRVKSRKFPGKFNKEIEEIWLEALDKIHSNSIREFFYQEGRLVGVSFGAAGSTVHLTFSSHLMQSKAEKFMAHILKAFEAVLGSPVKIEIKCESRIDTRTGSNVPLIIPASQNVSPQAYANRGVPGINRMPVTSYDDARGRTLRDTDALTRSEPLHFDSNRTGRSEIVEIEASPRQPKDNSYLGNMQSARREMQGAWNEQLASSHQNSIMASLAEQKQSSELDRSKSMVRSKVSLAHIIMQAERGSQRTGGSKSKAVSIAEKLEQENLRLEPRSRSYLCWKASKLTRKRLSRLKVRARKPKALVKFVSCGRCLSTRSPR; from the exons ATGACCAGGGCTGTCCGGGACAGGATACTTAAGGATGCAAATGGTGATATTAGTGATCATCTTCGCAACCATATTCATTTGACAAACTGTATTCATTTGAAGAACCATATGCATAAGCAAAGCCCTATATTGTCAGATAGGTCTATTATAAGGGATCTTGTTGTTCTTCAGAGGTCTCGATCTCTGAGGGATCCGTCCATGAGTCCACCCTCGTGGAATTCTCCGTCTGTAATTGATTTGTTATCGAGGCGGGGTGAGAATGATGCGTTTGTGGGTAATGGAAGACGGTCTGTAGGCGTTGAGCGGCAGAGCAATGATAGAGGATTTTTGCGGAGTCCACCGCCTTTTGCTAATCTACCAATGTCAGATGTGGCTCGTGGAGAGGTGAGCATGCGTAACGATGAGGTTCCAGCTGTGAGTGAACGCAGTCGGAAGGGTCGAGTCCGGGGAAGTAGTAGAAGGGAAGTATCGGTAGGAAGAAATTTGGCAAATGATCTCCTACATGGAAAGGATGAGAGTCCAGTAGATTTAAATGATTTTTCCCAGGACACTTATCTAGGAAATGCTGGATTAAGGAGTAGAAGACTTAATCAGAAGGAGAGGCATAAAGAAGATGATCATCAAGGAGACCTCCCTGAAAAATTACAAGAGGTTGATGTAGCATACTCACACAATCATCGCCATGAAACACATGAACACTATGAAGATCCCCCTAAAGAAACAGAAGCAAGCATTCACGGCCACTTTAATGGTCTAAAGAGAGCAAAGAGGCGCAAGTTTCGAGGTACAAGGAAGACTCGAACAGCTACAAGAAATGCTACGTTTCAAAACGATATATCTGTGCCTTCTAATGCATTAGCTCATGGTGCAGCACACACAAAATATCAGATGGAGGAGAGAGGAGAAGAGCTTGGTGATCCAAATGTTAGAAGAGCTCCCGGAAATGGGTGTGGTATTCCTTGGAATTGGTCACGAATTCACCACAGGGGAAAATCATTTCTTGACAGTGCAGGAAGGAGCCTTTCTTGTGGTTTGTCCGACTCAAGATCACGAAAAGGTGGTATAGTGACCAAGGAAGGGGAATTTTCTAATGTGCTTGTGACATCTGATCACTCAAGTTCGTCTAGTAAATTCAATGGCGAGGAACATCCTTTACTCATTGATGATCAGGACAGTGCCGATAATGCTGCTTGGGTGCATGATTACTCGGGCGAGTTAGGCATTTTTGCTGATAATTTATTGAAGAGGGAAATTGACTCTGACCTTGCTTCGGAAGCTAGGTCCGGTGATCAGCAGAAGTTACAACAGCATCGAAATGATAGGCATCAAAATTTAATTCAAAAGTACATGCCTAGAACCTTTAGAGATCTAGTGGGGCAGAATTTGGTTTCCCAGGCTCTCTCTAATGCAGTTGTAAAAAGGAAAATTGGGCCGCTTTATGTATTTTATGGCCCTCAAGGGACAGGAAAAACCTCATGTGCGCGCATATTCTCCAGGGCTTTAAACTGCCAGTCATTGGAGCATCCTAAACCTTGCGGAGTTTGTGTGTCCTGCACTGCATATGACAAGGGAAGAAGTCATTACATACGGGAAGTAGGTCCAGTTAGTACTTTGGACTTCCAAAGTATTCTGGATATTCTTAACAACACAATTGTTCAGCGACACCCACTACAGTATAGAGTTTTTATTTTTGATGATTGTGATACCCTATCTGCTGAGTGCTGGAGTGCTATATCAAAGGTTATGGATCGAGGTCTCAGGCGAGTCGTTTTTGTCCTTGTCAGTTCAAGTCTTGATGTTTTACCTCATATGATCATATCCAGGTGCCAGAAATTCTTCTTCCCAAAGTTAAAGGATGCTGATATTATCTATAATCTGCAGTGGATTGCTACCAAAGAAGATATTAAAATTGACAAGGATGCTTTAAAGCTTATTGCTTCCAGATCAGATGGTTCACTAAGGGACGCGGAGATGACTCTTGATCAATTGAGTTTGCTGGGGCAGAAAATCTCTATTCTCCTGGTTCAGGAATTG GTTGGGCTTGTATCTGACGAGAAGTTGGTGGACCTACTTGATTTAGCATTTTCTGCAGATACAGTCAATACTGTTAAGAATTTGAGAGAGATTATGGAATCTGGCGTTGAGCCTTTGGCCCTAATGTCACAACTTGCTACAGTAATAACTGATATTCTTGCTGGTAGTTATGATATTATGAAGGGACGACTTAGAAGAAAATTCTTCCGGCGACAACCAT TGTCAAAGGAAGACATGGAAAAACTACGTCAAGCTCTGAAAACATTATCTGAAGCTGAAAAGCAGCTGAGAATGTCAAATGACAGATTGACATGGCTAACAGCAGCCCTATTACAACTAGCTCCTGATCAACAATATAATTTGCCGACTTCTTCTGCGGACACTAGTATCAATCAGAGTCCATTGGCCCTAACTACCGCTAATGGAAATGGAAGTAATATGCCATGGAGAAGTACTGTTGAACATACCGATATACCTAATAATACAAAAGGAATGGCAACAAATTCCAGAACAGATAACCTTCAAGCTGGCTGTTTTGATGATACTTACAATAATGCTACGATGCAAGGTCGAACTAGTCTAGACATTAAAGGACATTCTGGGTTGGGAATGATTCCTCAGCAGAAATTTGATGTAGATGGTCAGAACAACAGAGTGAAGAGCAGAAAGTTTCCAGGTAAATTTAACAAGGAAATTGAAGAAATCTGGTTAGAGGCCCTTGACAAGATCCATTCAAATAGCATAAGGGAGTTCTTTTACCAAGAAGGCAGACTGGTAGGAGTCAGTTTTGGTGCAG CAGGTTCAACAGTTCATTTGACGTTTAGCTCCCATCTGATGCAATCAAAAGCAGAAAAGTTTATGGCACACATTTTAAAGGCATTTGAAGCTGTTCTTGGTTCCCCTGTAAAAATAGAAATTAAATGTGAATCAAGAATAGATACAAGAACAGGAAGTAATGTTCCCCTTATTATACCTGCTTCTCAAAATGTCTCACCCCAAGCGTATGCAAATCGAGGAGTTCCTGGCATTAACAGGATGCCAGTGACAAGTTATGATGATGCTAGAGGAAGAACTTTGAGAGATACAGATGCTCTAACTAGATCTGAACCATTACATTTTGATTCAAATAGAACGGGTAGGAGTGAAATAGTGGAAATTGAAGCGTCACCGAGACAACCGAAAGATAATTCGTATCTTGGCAATATGCAGTCTGCCAGACGAGAGATGCAAGGTGCTTGGAATGAACAATTAGCATCTTCGCATCAGAATTCCATAATGGCTTCTCTTGCAGAACAAAAACAATCAAGTGAATTAGATCGGAGTAAGAGCATGGTGAGGAGCAAGGTTTCTCTTGCACATATTATTATGCAGGCAGAAAGAGGTTCACAGCGAACTGGGGGGTCAAAAAGCAAAGCTGTCTCTATTGCGGAAAAGCTTGAACAAGAAAATCT GAGGTTAGAACCTAGATCAAGAAGTTATCTTTGTTGGAAGGCCTCCAAACTGACACGTAAAAGG CTTTCCCGTTTAAAAGTCAGAGCAAGGAAACCAAAAGCTTTGGTGAAATTTGTGTCATGTGGAAGGTGTTTGTCTACTAGGTCACCGAGGTAA